A stretch of the Nitrospirota bacterium genome encodes the following:
- the groL gene encoding chaperonin GroEL (60 kDa chaperone family; promotes refolding of misfolded polypeptides especially under stressful conditions; forms two stacked rings of heptamers to form a barrel-shaped 14mer; ends can be capped by GroES; misfolded proteins enter the barrel where they are refolded when GroES binds) translates to MAKQLLYSEAARAAILKGVNQLADAVKATLGPKGRNAILDKKFGAPTITKDGVTVAKEIELKNPYENMGAQLVREVASKTSDTAGDGTTTATVLAQAIFREGVKNITAGANPMEIKRGIDRAVEAVVQELKKLSKPCQTKTEISQVGTISANNDQTIGDLIAEAMEKVGKDGVITVEEAKSMSTSLDVVEGMQFDRGYISPYFVTNAERMEAVLEEPLILINEKKISSMKDLLPILEQVAKMGKPLVIIAEEVEGEALATLVVNKLRGTLNVAAVKAPGFGDRRKAMLEDIAILTGGQVISEDLGIKLENVKLTDLGRAKRVTIDKDNTTIVEGYGDPKKIEGRVKQIKSQIEETTSDYDREKLQERLAKIVGGVAVINVGAATETEMKEKKARVEDALHATKAAVEEGIVPGGGVAYLRCIPALDPLVKDVPPEQKVGVNIVRRALEEPIRQIAANAGVEGSVVVEKVRGDKNPSFGFNAQTEEYTDMLKAGIIDPTKVTRCALQNAASVAALMLTTEVMVTEIPEEKKEPAGAGHGHMHDMY, encoded by the coding sequence ATGGCAAAGCAATTACTGTACAGCGAGGCGGCGCGGGCCGCGATCCTGAAGGGGGTGAATCAGCTCGCCGACGCCGTGAAGGCTACGCTCGGCCCCAAGGGTCGGAACGCGATTTTGGACAAGAAGTTCGGCGCGCCCACCATCACAAAGGACGGCGTCACCGTCGCAAAAGAAATCGAGCTGAAGAACCCGTATGAGAACATGGGCGCCCAGCTTGTCCGTGAAGTCGCCAGCAAGACCAGCGACACGGCCGGTGACGGCACCACGACCGCGACCGTGCTAGCCCAGGCGATCTTCCGCGAGGGCGTCAAGAACATTACCGCGGGCGCCAACCCGATGGAGATCAAGCGGGGCATCGACCGAGCGGTGGAAGCGGTGGTGCAGGAGCTCAAGAAGCTCAGCAAACCCTGCCAGACGAAGACTGAGATTTCTCAGGTCGGCACAATCTCGGCCAACAATGATCAGACCATCGGCGACCTGATCGCCGAGGCCATGGAGAAGGTAGGAAAGGATGGCGTCATCACCGTCGAGGAAGCCAAGTCCATGTCCACCTCTCTGGATGTCGTCGAGGGTATGCAGTTCGACCGCGGTTACATCTCCCCCTACTTCGTCACCAACGCCGAGCGGATGGAAGCCGTGCTCGAAGAGCCGCTCATCCTCATCAACGAAAAGAAGATCAGCAGCATGAAGGACCTGCTGCCGATTCTCGAGCAGGTCGCCAAGATGGGCAAGCCGCTGGTGATCATCGCTGAGGAAGTGGAAGGCGAAGCCCTGGCGACCCTGGTTGTCAACAAGCTGCGCGGCACGCTGAACGTGGCGGCCGTGAAGGCGCCCGGCTTCGGCGACCGGCGCAAGGCCATGCTGGAGGACATCGCGATCCTGACCGGAGGCCAGGTGATCTCCGAGGACCTCGGCATCAAGCTCGAAAACGTGAAACTGACGGATCTCGGCCGGGCCAAACGGGTGACGATCGACAAGGACAATACCACGATCGTCGAAGGGTACGGCGACCCGAAGAAGATCGAGGGCCGCGTGAAGCAGATCAAGTCTCAGATCGAAGAGACGACATCCGATTACGATCGGGAGAAACTGCAGGAGCGGCTGGCGAAGATCGTGGGCGGCGTGGCGGTCATCAATGTCGGCGCGGCCACCGAGACCGAAATGAAGGAGAAAAAGGCCCGCGTCGAGGACGCGCTGCACGCGACCAAGGCGGCCGTCGAGGAAGGCATCGTGCCCGGCGGCGGCGTCGCCTATCTGCGTTGCATTCCGGCGCTGGACCCCCTGGTGAAGGACGTGCCGCCCGAGCAGAAAGTGGGCGTCAACATCGTCCGGCGCGCGCTGGAAGAGCCGATCCGCCAGATCGCGGCGAACGCCGGCGTGGAAGGCTCGGTCGTCGTCGAGAAAGTGCGGGGCGATAAGAACCCCAGCTTCGGCTTCAACGCGCAAACCGAAGAATACACCGACATGCTCAAAGCGGGGATTATCGATCCGACCAAGGTCACGCGTTGTGCGCTCCAGAACGCGGCCAGCGTGGCGGCCTTGATGCTGACGACCGAGGTGATGGTCACGGAGATCCCGGAGGAGAAGAAAGAACCGGCCGGCGCCGGTCATGGTCACATGCACGACATGTACTAA